A section of the Terriglobia bacterium genome encodes:
- a CDS encoding DUF3341 domain-containing protein, whose product MAEFDDPTALVHAAHRAHEAGYRRMDAYSPFPIEELSDAIGFHNTHVPFVVLVGGVLGGLIGYLMQYWISAVDYPLNIGGRPLNSWPSFIVVTFEMTILGAASFAVLGMLALNGLPMPYHPVFNVERFAFASKDRFFLCIEARDPKFDRKGTEDFLRSLNPREVTEVPH is encoded by the coding sequence CTGGCCGAGTTCGATGACCCCACCGCGCTGGTGCATGCGGCGCACCGGGCGCACGAGGCCGGCTACCGCCGTATGGACGCCTACAGCCCCTTTCCCATCGAGGAACTGAGCGACGCCATCGGCTTCCACAACACCCACGTGCCGTTCGTGGTGCTGGTCGGCGGGGTGCTGGGAGGACTGATCGGCTACCTGATGCAGTACTGGATCTCGGCGGTGGACTACCCGCTGAACATCGGCGGGCGTCCGCTGAATTCCTGGCCGTCGTTCATCGTGGTGACCTTCGAGATGACCATCCTGGGCGCGGCCAGTTTTGCGGTGCTGGGGATGCTGGCGCTGAACGGGCTGCCCATGCCCTATCACCCCGTCTTCAACGTGGAGCGCTTCGCCTTCGCCAGCAAGGACCGCTTCTTCCTGTGCATCGAGGCGCGCGACCCCAAGTTCGACCGCAAGGGGACCGAGGATTTCCTGCGCTCGCTGAACCCGCGCGAGGTCACGGAGGTGCCGCATTAA
- a CDS encoding cytochrome c yields the protein MAPVTIVQRQAAVRAAWLVASALVSVFVLAGCRQDMHNQPKYIPLRESGFFADGRSERPLVPGTVPRGELREDTPYYTGLVGDKLVDAFPTPVTKDLLKRGRERFDIYCAPCHSALGDGFGMVARRGYLRPPSFHDDRLRNAPLGHFYRVMTYGSGAMPDYAQQISPADRWAIVAYIRALQLSQAAPVSDVPEKDRPLLNQPQRGEKK from the coding sequence ATGGCGCCAGTGACGATCGTGCAGCGCCAGGCTGCGGTGCGAGCCGCATGGCTCGTTGCATCCGCGCTTGTAAGTGTTTTTGTACTCGCAGGCTGCCGCCAGGACATGCACAACCAGCCGAAATACATCCCTCTGCGCGAGAGCGGATTCTTCGCCGATGGGCGCTCCGAACGGCCGCTGGTCCCCGGTACGGTGCCGCGCGGGGAGCTTCGCGAGGACACGCCGTACTACACCGGCCTGGTGGGCGACAAGCTGGTGGACGCATTCCCCACGCCGGTCACGAAGGATCTCCTCAAGCGTGGGCGGGAGCGCTTCGACATCTACTGCGCTCCCTGCCATTCGGCACTGGGCGACGGCTTCGGCATGGTGGCGCGGCGCGGCTACCTGCGGCCGCCGTCGTTCCACGACGACCGGCTGCGCAACGCGCCGCTGGGGCACTTCTACCGCGTCATGACCTACGGTTCGGGCGCCATGCCGGATTATGCGCAGCAGATCTCGCCCGCCGACCGCTGGGCCATCGTCGCCTATATCCGCGCCCTGCAGCTCAGCCAGGCCGCCCCGGTGAGCGATGTGCCGGAGAAAGATCGTCCGCTGCTGAACCAGCCACAGAGAGGCGAGAAGAAGTGA